The Armatimonadota bacterium nucleotide sequence GGTGACCACCACCTACCACCCGAGCCTGCGGTGACGGCGGCGCGGGGTGCATCCGATGGCCGGGGGAGGACGGGTGGACGCGGCGGCCGCACGCGCGCGGGTCGAGATCGGTGAGCGGCTGAGCATCGCGGACGTGGTGCGGGTGGCCCGGGAGGGAGCGGAGGTTGTCGTCTCGCCTCGGGCCCGGGAGAACATGGAGCGGTCCCGCGCGGTGGTGGACCGGATCATCCGCGACGGCCGCGTCGTCTACGGCATCACCACCGGCGTGGGCGACCTGGCCGCCGTCCGCATCTCGCCCGAGCAGGCCGCCTCCCTGCAGCTCAACGTGGTGCGCAGCCACAGCGCCGGCGTGGGGGAGTCCCTGCCGGAAGAGGCGGTGCGCGCCATGATGCTCCTGCGGGCCCACGCCCTGGCCCTGGGATACTCGGGGGTGCGCCCGCAGATCGTGGACCTGCTGGTGGCGATGTTGAACCGGCGGGTCCACCCCGTGGTGCCCTCCCAGGGATCGGTGGGAGCCAGCGGCGATCTGGCGCCCCTGGCGCACCTGGCCCTGGTCCTGGTGGGGGAGGGCGAGGCGGTGACCGACGGCCGGCGCCTGACGGGCGGGGAGGCGCTGGCCCGGGCCGGGTTGCAGCCTGTGGTTCTGGAGGCCAAGGAGGGCGTGGCCCTGATCAACGGGACCCAGGGAATGACCGCCCTGCTGGCCCTGGCGGTCCACGATGCCCGGATGCTGGCGGTGGTGGCCGATATCGCCGGGGCCATGACCTTTGAAGCCCTGCGGGGTCTGCCCGACGCCTTCGACCCCCTGCTGCACCAGGTGCGGCCCCATCCCGGCCAGGCGGCCAGCGCCGCCGTCCTGCGCCGGTTGATCGCCGGCAGCGAGATCCTGGCCCGGCCCCGGTCGTCCGCCCGGGTGCAGGATGCCTACGCCCTGCGGTGTATGCCCCAGGTCCACGGGGCGTGCCGCGACGCCCTGGGCTACGTGGCCGGCGTGGTGGACGTGGAGATCAACAGCGCCACCGACAATCCCCTGGTATTCGCCGATGCAGAGCGCGTGCTGTCCGGGGGCAACTTTCACGGGCAGCCGGTGGCGCTGGCGGCCGATGTGCTGGCGGTGGCCACAAGCGGACTGGCCAGCATCAGCGAGCGCCGCATCGAGCGCCTGGTCAACCCCGCGCTGTCGGGGCTGCCGGCCTTCCTGACACCGGACGGAGGACTGCACTCCGGCCTGATGCTGGCCCAGTACACGGCCGCGGCCCTGGTGTCGGAGAACAAGGTCCTCTGCCACCCGGCCAGCGTGGACAGCATCCCCACCTCCGCGGGGCAGGAGGACCACGTGAGCATGGGCATGATCGCCGCCCGCAAGGCCGCCCGGGTGGTGGCGCACACCGGCCAGGTGCTGGCCATCGAGCTGGTCTGCGCGGCCCAGGCTCTGGAGTTCCACCGTCCGGCCCGGCCGGGCGCGGGTACCGGCGCGGCCTACGCCGCCGTGCGGGAGGTGGTCCCGCGCCTGGAGGAGGATCGGGCGCTGGCCCCGGATCTGGAGGCCGCAGTCCAGCTGGTGCGCAGCGGCCGCCTGGCGGCGGCGGTGGAGGGCGCGGTAGGGGAGGTGCGCTGATGGCGGTGGGAGGGATGCGTCGGATCGTGCGGGCGCCCCGGGGGACCCAGATCAGTTGCCGCGGGTGGCCCCAGGAGGCCGCCCTGCGCATGCTGATGAACAACCTCGACCCCGAAGTGGCCGAAAAGCCCGACGAGCTGATCGTGTACGGGGGGACGGGCAAGGCGGCACGGAACTGGGAGTGCTTTGACGCCCTCGTCCGCTGCCTGCGGGAACTGGGAGACGACGAGACGCTGCTGGTCCAGTCGGGCAAGCCGGTGGGGATCTTCCGGACCCATGAGTGGGCCCCCCGGGTGGTCATCAGCAACTCCATGCTGGTGCCGGCCTGGGCCACCTGGGAGACCTTCTGGCGGCTGGAAGCCCTGGGCCTGATGATGTACGGCCAGATGACCGCCGGCTCGTGGATCTACATCGGCACCCAGGGGATCCTCCAGGGGACCTACGAGACGTTTGCGGCGGTGGCCCGCACCCACTTCGGGGGGACCCTGCGGGGCCGCCTGGTGCTGTCGGCAGGCCTGGGCGGGATGGGCGGCGCCCAGCCCCTGGCCATCACCATGAACGAGGGCGTGGCCCTCATCGTGGAGGTGGACCCGGCCCGCATCCACCGCCGGCTGACCAGCGGGTGGGTGGACCACGCCACCGACCATCTGGACGAGGCTCTGCGGACGGTGGAGGAGGCCCGACGGGCCGGGCGGCCGCTGTCGGTGGCGCTGCTGGGCAACGCCGCCCAGGTGTATCCCGAGCTGGTGCGCCGGGGCGTGCGCTTCGACGTGGTCACCGACCAGACCTCCGCCCACGACCCGCTGGGCGGCTACGTCCCCGAAGGCGTCACCGCCGAAGAGGCCCCGCGCCTGCGGCGGGAACAGCCCGAGGAGTACGTGCGGCGGGCGCGGGCGTCCATCGCCCGGCACTGCGAGGCCATGGTGGCCATGCGCCGGGCCGGCAGCGTGGTGTTCGACTACGGCAACAACCTGCGCGGCCAGGCCCGGGAGGCCGGGTATGCCGACGCGTTCAGCTATCCGGGATTCGTGGAGGCCTACATCCGGCCGCTGTTCTGCGAGGGCAAGGGGCCTTTCCGGTGGGTGGCCCTGTCGGGGGATCCCGAGGACATCCGGGAGACGGACCGGGCGGTGGTCGAGCTGTTCCCCGAGAACGCATCCCTGGCCCGCTGGATCCGCCTGGCCGAGGAGCGGGTTCCCTTCCAGGGCCTGCCGGCCCGCATCTGCTGGCTGGGCTACGGCGAGCGGGCGGTGGCCGGCCTGGCCTTCAACGACCTGGTGCGTCGGGGTCGGGTGAGGGCTCCCATCGTCATCGGCCGTGACCACCTGGATGCGGGGTCGGTGGCCTCGCCCTACCGCGAGACCGAGGGGATGCGGGACGGCTCCGACGCGGTAGCCGACTGGCCGATCCTCAACGCGCTGGTGAACACCTGCGCGGGCGCCACCTGGGTGGCGGTCCACCACGGGGGCGGGGTCGGCATCGGCTACTCCATTCACGCGGGACAGGTGGTGGTGGCCGACGGCACCGACCTGGGCGCCCGCAAGCTGGAGCGGGTTCTCACCACCGACCCGGGCACCGGCATCATGCGACACGCCGACGCCGGCTACGAGCAGGCCATTGCCGCCGCCCGCCGGCACGGGCTGAAGATCCCCATGCTGCCCGGCGCCGGCGGGGCATGACACCCGCGTCGAGTCCGCATCGGGAGGGAGGCGACGTGTACGCGCTCAACTTCTACTCCGCCGTGTTTGCCGAGCAGCTGCGGGACGGCCGCAAGACGGCGACCATCCGGCTGGGGGACAAGCGGGACAAGTATCGCCCGGGGCAAATCGTGTGGCTGACGGTGGGCCGCCGCTTCGGGACCCGCAAGAAGATCGCGGCAGCCATCGTGGACGCGGTGGAGGTGAAGGCCCTGCGCGATGTCACGCCGCGGGAGATCCAGCGGGACAATCCCGAGCTGCGCCGGCACGACGAGCTCATCGACTTTCTCACCAACATCTACGGCCGGGAGCGCCAGATCACCCTGGACGACACGGTGACGGTGATCCACTTCTCCCGGGTGGAAGAGTAGGGGGAGGCCCCGATCCGGCCGGTCAGGCCCGGACCGCCAGGTAGATGGCGCGCCCCGGCTCGCGCAGTCCCCAGTCGCGTTCGGCGTCGGAAACCTCCACCGCCGCAAACCCCGCGGCCTGCAGCGCCTCGCGGAGGGTGGCGTCGGGATGGCACCGCTGGGAGAGGGTGAGATCTGTGCGCGTCCACCGGCCCTCCTCCTGGCGGAACAGGGCCAGCTGGAACGTGGCCACGCCGGTGGCGGGGTCGAAGCGGGGGCGGGCGGCCAGGACGTGGTCGTCGGCGATGATGCTGAACGACCCCCGCCAGCGGGCCAGGTAGCCGTCGGCGGTGTTCACGTCAAAGCAGAACCGCCCGCCGGGCCGCACGGCGCCGGCCGCGGCGCGGAAGGCGGCTTCCAGCTCCGCGCGGTCCATCAGGTGGTTGACGCTGTCGTAGGTGCACAGGACCGCGTCGAACACCGGAGGGAGCGCCAGGCGGCGGACGTCGGCGCAGATGAACCGGGCGTCCGGGGCCGTCCGGCGGGCGTAGCGCAGCAGCTCCAGGGAGCCGTCCACGCCCGTGACCCGGTACCCCCGCGCTTGCAGCAGGTCCGCCAGCGTCCCGTCCCCGCAGCACAGGTCCAGGATCCGTGCGCCGGCGGGAACGTGGGGCAAGACCAGGCGGTCCAGGACCGGCAGGATGCGGTAGGCGAACGCGTCGGGCCCGGATCCCCAGTAGCGGTGGTAGAACCAGGCAAACCGGTCGTAGGCGGCCGCCGGTGCAGCCGGTCCGGACGACTGCGGTGCCCGGGACATCCTCCCACCTCCTCCGCAGACGGGTGTTCCCGACCCCGCCGCCGCGACGACACGGGGGTCTGACCCCACAATTCCAGGACGCCTCACGGGCGGAGGCCCGCATGTCTGCTGAGGGTAGCTGTCTTCCGCCGCCGGGCCCCGCCGTCCTTCCGCACGCCTGCGGGATACCCCTCTACCCGCCCGGGGGGGTGTCCGCTGGGGTGGGGAGCAGGAGAAACTCGGGCGGTATGTGCCGCGCCAGGTAGATGGACGGCGACGCCCGGTAGAACTGCACGCCGGCGGCGTGGGCGCGCCGGGCCAGCACCGTGATCACCACCGCGTCGGGACTGTGGCGCTGGCCCACCGCCAGCGCGTCCTGCCGCGACGCCGACAGGTGCACGAACTGGCGGGCCTGGGGCTGCAGGCCCCGGGCGCGGATGGCCTCCAGGGCGGCCGGCGACGTCCCGTGGTACAGCCACTCGGGCGGCACCACCGGCGGGCCCGGGGTGTCCACCGGGACGCTGTGGCCGTAACGGGCCCGGATGCGGCCGCCGGACACCTCATAGCGCCGCGGGTCCACGCGGGCCACGGCGCGGATGCTGTCCGCCGTCACCCACGCCCAGCCGGGCTGCCGGGCCAGGGCGGCGGCCAGCGTGTCGATGTCCACGTAGCCGGAGGGGTCCAGGGCCACACCCACGCTCTCGGGCCGGTGGCGGAGGACCAGGGCCAGAAACCGGCTCAGGCGTTCCGTGCGATCCCCCGACCGCGCCGCGGGTGGTCTTCGGCTCATCCGAATCGCTCCGCGCCGGCGGGCGCTCCGGGCGCACTCCGACGCCCGCACCGGCTCGCCCACGCGGGCAGTGGCCGAGTTCGCGGACGCCGGCGGAGCCTCCTCCCGCGCCGCGGCCCGCCGAGGAGGACGCCTGCGGCGCACAGAACATACCCACCGTCCACCGTCCGGGGCGCCCGGCGCGGGGCGCCGAGGTGCGGATGGCCGAGGAGCCATGTCCGGGATCCTGGTTGAGTGCGTGCCCAACTTCAGCGAAGGACGCCGCCGCGACGTCATCGAGGCCATCGCCGAGGAGGTTCGCCGGACACCCGGGGCGCGGCTGCTGGACGTGCAGGCCGACGAGAGCCACAATCGCTGCGTGCTGTCTTTCGTGGGCGATCTCGAGGCGGTGACAGCCGCGGCCCTGGCCGCCGCCCGCCGGGCGGTGGAGCTCATCGACATGCGGGTCCACCGGGGCGAGCACCCGCGGCTGGGGGCCGTGGATGTCATCCCCCTGGTGCCCATCGCCGGCGTGACCATGGAGCACTGCGTGGCCGCCGCGCGGGAGCTGGGCCGCCGCCTGTGGGAAGAGCTGCGGGTGCCCGTGTACTTCTACGCCGAGGCGGCCACCCGCCCCGAGCGCCGGCGCCTGCCGGATATCCGCAAGGGGGAGTTTGAAGGCCTGGCGGCCAAGATGGCCGACCCTGCCTGGGCGCCCGACGTGGGCGATCCCCATCCCCACCCGACCGCCGGGGCCGTGGTGGTCGGGGCGCGGCGTCCCCTGATCGCCTTCAACGTCAACCTGACCACCACCGACGTGGAGGTCGCCAAACGCGTCGCCCGGGCGGTGCGCGAGAGCAGCGGAGGCTTGGTGAACGTGCAGGCGATGGGCGTCACCAGCGAGGGAGGACAGGCCCAGGTGTCCATGAACCTGCTGGACCACACCCGCACGCCCCTGTACCGCGCATTCGAGCTGGTTCGCACTGAGGCCGCCCGCTACGGGGTGGAGATCCAGGAGAGCGAGGTGGTGGGCCTCATTCCCCTGGACGCGGTGGCCGACGTGGCGCGCTTCTACCTTCGCCTGCGCGATTTCCGCCGGGACCAGATTCTGGAAGCGAAACTGATGGAATGACCCTTCCCCAGCCTCGAGGCCGACCGCCATGACAACCGAAGCTGATCTGCTGGTGGTGCACGCAGCCCAGCTGCTCACCCTGGCCGGGCCCAATCACGCGCCCCGCACCGGCGCCGCCCTGGCGGAGGTGGGGCTGGTCCGGGACGGCGCCGTGGCCGCGGTGGAGGGGATCGTGGTGGCCGCGGGGCCCACGGCCCAGGTTCTGGACGAGGTGACGCCCGCGCCGGGCGCGGAGGTGATCGACGCCTCCGGGCGGGTGGTCCTGCCGGGCTTCGTGGATCCCCACACCCACCTCATCTTCGCCGGCTCGCGGGAGGACGAGTTCGAGTGGCGCCTGCGGGGCGCCCGCTACCAGGATATCCTGGCCGCGGGGGGAGGCATCCTGTCCACCGTCGCCGCCACCCGGGCCAGCAGCGAGGACCGGCTGGTGGACCTCGCCCGCCCGCGGGCCGACGGCATGCTGTCCCACGGGACCACCACGGCGGAGGTCAAGAGCGGCTACGGGCTGACGGTGGATGACGAGGTCAAGTGTCTGCGGGCGGCGCACCGCCTGTCGGCATCCCACGACCTGGACCTCGTTCCCACCTTCCTGGGGGCGCACGCGGTCCCTCCCGAATACGCCGGAGAGCCTGACCGGTACGTGCAGCTGGTGGTGGAGGAGATGATCCCGGCGGTGGCGGAGGAAGGCCTGGCGGAGTTCTGCGACGTGTTCTGCGATGAGGGGGCGTTCACTCCCGAGCAGGCGCGGCGCGTGCTGCAGGCGGGGGCAGACGCGGGGCTGGCGCCGAAGATCCACGCCGACGAGTTCGCCGATACCGGGGGGGCCCGGCTGGCGGCGGAGGTCGGTGCCGTCTCCGCCGACCACCTGCTGCGATCGTCCGACGACGGCCTGCGGGCCCTGGCGGCCGCGGGCACGGTGGCGGTGCTGTGCCCGACCACGGCCCTGGTCCTGGGCCTGCCCTACGCCCGCGCCCGCGCCATGGTGGAGCTGGGCGTGCCGGTGGCGCTGGCGTCGGACTTCAATCCCGGGACGTCGCCCACCTATGCCATGCCGTTGGTGATTGCGCTGGCGTGCGCGGGCATGCGCCTGACCCCCGCCGAGGCCATCGTGGCCGCCACCATCAACGCCGCCCACGCCATCGGGATGGCTCCTGAGGTGGGCAGCCTGGAGCCGGGCAAGGCGGCCGACCTGGTGGTGCTGGACGCGCCGGACTACCGGCACCTGGCCATGCAGGCGGGGGTGCATCTGATCCATACGGTCGTCAAGCGCGGCCGGGTGGTGCGGCGGTGAGGACGCTGTCGGTGCAGGAGTTCCTGGACCGCCTGGCCTCCTCCGACCCCACGCCCGGTGGCGGCTCCGCGTCGGCGGTGGCGGGGGCGGCGGCCGCCGCACTGCTGGGCATGGTGGCGCGGCTGTCGGCCGGCAAGGGGGAGGACGACGCGGCGCTTGCGCAGGCCTCCGCCGCCGCCGACGCCGAGCGGGTGGCCCTCCTGGACCTGGCGGAGCGGGATGCGGCGGCGTTCGATGCGGTGGTGCAGGCTATGCGGTTGCCGCGGAGCACTCCGGAAGAGCGCGCGCGCCGCCAGGAGGCGGTGCAGGGGGCGCTGCGCGCGGCCGCCGAGGTCCCGCTGGAGGTGGCCACGCGGTGCGCGGCCCTGCTGGACCTGGGCGCCACCCTGGCGCGGGCCGGGGCGGCCGCCGCCATCAGCGACGTCGGGGTCGCGGTCCTGCTGGCCTACGCGGCGGCCACCGGCGCGCTGCTCAACGTCCGGATCAACCTGACGTCCCTGCGGGATGCGGCCTATGTGGCCCGGACCGGCGAGCAGGTCCGCGCGCTGCTCCAGCGGGCCGAGGTGGTGCGCGACGAGGCCCTGGCGGTGGTCGAAAAGCGGCTGGGCCCCATCCCGATGCCCCCGGCCCCTCCCGGCCAGGACACCTCGGCGGGCGGCCCGCCGGCCTCGGGCGACCGCGCCGGGCGGCGGGAGTGAGCGGTGGATCCCACCGACCGCATCATCCTGGAGGGCATGCGCTTTTTCGGCTATCACGGCGTCCTCCCGGAGGAGCGCGCCCGGGGCCAGGAGTTCGTGGTGGATGTGGACCTGCTGGCGGACCTGAGACCTGCCGGGCGCACCGACGACCTGGCCGCCACCGTGGACTACCGGCGGGTGTACGACCTCGTCCGGGAGGTGGTGGAGGGACCGCCGCGCCGGTTGCTGGAGGCGGTGGCGGAGGAGGTGGCCGCCCGCCTGCTGGGCCTGGGGGCCGTGACCGCCGTGCGCGTGCGGGTGCGCAAGCCGTCGGTACCCCTGCCCGGCCCCGTGGACTACGCCGCGGTGGAGATCGTCCGCCGCCGGGCGTGACACCGCTGGACCGATGGAGCGCTGACCCGTTGAGGCGTCCTGACCCCCGAACCTCGACCCCCGGCATCCCCCCCGTCCCGCGATCCCGGGTCTTTCTGGGACTGGGCTCCAACCTGGGCGACCGGGCGCGGCTGGTGGAGCAGGCGCTGGCGGCGCTGGAGTCCTCGGGGCGGGTGCGGGTGGTGCGCCGTTCGTCGCTGTACGAGACGGCCCCGGTGGGGAAGACCGACCAGCCGCCCTTTGTGAACATGGTGGCTCAGGTGGAGACCGATCTCCCCCCGCAGGCCCTGCTGTCCCTGGCCCAGGAGGTGGAGCGGTCGCTGGGGCGGGTGCGCGGCGAGCGCTGGGGGCCGCGTTCCATCGACGTGGACATCCTGCTGTACGGGGACCTGGTGGTAAACACCCCGGCCCTGGTCATTCCCCACCCGGAGATCACCCGCCGGCGCTTCGTCCTGGAGCCGCTGCTGGAGATCGCGCCCGACGCCGCCCTGCCCGATGGCAGGCGGCTGGACCAGTTCCTCCCGCGGGTGCGCGACCAGGCCGTCCGCCGCCTGTCCCCATGAACGGGGAGGGCCTGGTCTACCGACCTCCCCCGTCGGCCCAGGAGCCCCTGCTGCCCGAGGGCGTGCCGGTGGTGGCGGTGGAAGGCCCCATCGGCGTGGGCAAGACCACCCTCGCCCGGCGCCTGGGAGAGGCCCTGGAAGCGGAGGTGGTGCTGGAGGTGGTGGAGGAGAACCCGTTTCTCTCCCGGTTCTACGAAGACATCCGGGCCGTGGCCTTCCAGACCCAGATCTTCTTCCTGCTCAGCCGCTTCCGCCAGCAGGAAGCCGTCCGCCAGGCCCGGGCCCGCGGCGTCCCGGTGGTAACCGACTACATCTTCGCCAAGGACCGGTTGTTTGCGCGACTGACCCTGGATCCGCAGGAGATGGACCTGTACGATCGGGTGTACGCTGCGCTGGCGCCCCGCGCGGTCACCCCTTCCCTGGTGGTATACCTGCGGGCGTCGCTGCCGACGCTGCTGGAGCGCATCGCCCGGCGCGGCCGTCCGTTCGAGCGGGCCCTGCAGCCGGCCTATCTTGCCCGGCTCTGCCAGGCCTACGACGAGTTCTTCGACTCCTACGGCGACGCGCCGGTGCTGCAGGTGGACACGGATCGGGTGGATATCTTCAGCGACGCGGACCTGCGCGCCATCCTGGCCTATGTGGCGCGGGGCACACCCCGGGTACAATGAGGACGCGCGTCCGGAGGGAGGCACCCTGCCCGTGGCGTGGTTCGTAGCCATCAGCGGCAACATCGGCGCGGGAAAGTCCACCCTGACCGCCGCCCTCAGCCGCCGCCTGGGGTGGCGCGCCTGCTACGAGGTGGTGGACGACAACCCCTACCTGCCGGACTTCTACGCCGACATGCGCCGCTGGAGCTTCGCCCTGCAGGTGTTCTTCCTCAGCCGGCGCTTCCAGCACCACCAGGAGATCGCCCGATCCCCCGTGCCGGTGATTCAGGACCGGACCATCTACGAGGATGCGGAGATCTTTGCCCGCAACCTCTACCTCCAGGGCCTGATGGACGAGCGGGACTTCCGCACCTACTCCGATCTGTTCGCCACCATGGTGGGCCTCCTGCGCCCTCCGGATCTCGTCATCCACCTGCAGGCCTCGGTGCCGACACTGCTGGAGCGCATCCGGCAGCGGGGCCGCGCCTACGAGCAGCGGATCCCGCCGTCCTACCTGGCCCAGCTCAACGAACGCTACCGGGAGTGGGTGGACCGCTTCACCCTGTGCCCCCTCCTCACCGTGGACGCCGACCGCCTGGACCTCGACAGGCTGGACCCTGTGGTGGAGGCTATCCAGAACCGCCTGGGGACCGGAGCGGCCGGGGGAGGCGCCGGGCCCGGCAGCCGGAGGGAGGCATGGCCGACCTGACCGAGGCCGCGGTGGCGGCGCGGCTGCGGACGCGCCGATTCGGCCGCCCGGTGGTGGTTCTGGATCGGGTGGGGTCCACCAACGACCGGGCCCGCGAGATGGCCGACGCCGGCGCGCCGGAGGGGACCGCGGTCATCGCCCGGGTGCAGACCGCGGGCCGCGGCCGGCGCGGCCGTCGGTGGCTCTCTCCGCCCGGAGGCCTGTGGATGTCCGTGGTGCTGCGCCCGGGCCTGCCGGTGGCGCAGTGGCCCCTGGTGGGGTTCGCGGTGGCCCTGGCGACGGCCGACGCCGCCGCCGCCACTGCCGGCGTGCGCGCAGCCCTGAAATGGCCCAACGACGTGGTGGTGGGTGACAGCAAGCTGGCCGGGGTGCTGGTGGAGGCGGCCGGCTCCGCGGCCGTCGCGGGCGTCGGGGTGAACGCCAACCTCGACGTGGACGCGTTGCCCGCCGAGGTGCGCCAGGATGCCACGTCCCTGCGGTCTCTTACGGGGAGCGATGTGGACCTGGCGTTGCTGGCGGCCGATGTGTTGTCCCGGTGCGAGGAATACTACGACCTGCTGCACCAGGATCCCGCTGCGGTGGTGGCCGCCTGGCGCCGCCGCAGCGCCACCCTGGGCCGGCGCGTGCGGACGGGCGGCGCCCGGGAGGTGGAGGGGGTGGCGGAGGACGTGGACGACACGGGCGCCCTGGTGATCCGCACGGCGGCCGGCCGCGTGCGGGTGGTCGCCGGAGAGGTGTCGCTGCGTCCCGCGCCCGCGGCCAGAGAGGAGCGGCCATGGCTCAGATCACCGACGTACCGGGAGTGAGCGTCGGTCACGCCACCGACCTGCAGGCGGCCACTGGGTGCACGGTGGTCCTGTGCGAGCGCGGCGCGGTGGGCGGCGTGGACGTGCGGGGGTCCGCGCCCGGGACCCGGGAGACGGATCTGCTGCGCCCCATGACGCTGGTGGAGCGGATCCACGCGGTCCTGCTGACCGGGGGCAGCGCCTTCGGCCTGGCCGCCGCCGACGGGGTGATGCGCTTCCTGGAGGAACGGGGGGTGGGCTACGACGCGCGGGTGGCCAAGGTGCCCATCGTCCCCGCGGCGGTGATCTTTGATCTGGCCGTGGGCAGCCCGCTGGTGCGGCCGGATGCGGCCATGGGATACGCTGCGGCCCTCGCGGCGTCGGCCGGGCCGGTGGAGGAGGGGAGCGTCGGCGCCGGGACCGGGGCGACCGTGGGCAAGCTGGGCGGGTCGGCGACGGCCATGAAGGCCGGCGTGGGCACGTGGTCGCTGCGCCTGCCCGGGGACGTGGTGGTGGGCGCCCTGGCGGTGGTCAACGCCTTCGGGGACGTTCTGGACGACCGGACGGGACAGATCCTGGCTGGCGCCCGGGATCCCGCCAGCGGTCGCTTCCTGGACACGGCCCGGGCGCTGGTGGGCGGCGTGCGGCCGGCGGGGCTGGCCACCAACACCACGCTGGCGGTGGTGGCCACCAACGCCCGGCTGACCAAGGAGCAGGCCAACAAGCTGGCCCAGCTGGGCCACGACGGGCTCGCCCGGGTCATCTCGCCCGTCCATACCCTGTATGACGGGGACACCGTTTTCGCCCTGTCCACCGGCGCCGCCGACGCGGACCCTCTGGCGCTGGGCGCCGCCGCCGCGGCCGCGGTGGCGGAGGCCGTCAAGCGCGCGGTGCGTCTGGCCCGGGGGCTGGCGGGGATTCCCGGGCTGGCCGACCCCTGACCGCCGCCGGGCCGGATGTGGTACAGTATGCAGAGAGCCGGCACCGTCCCGGGGCCGGACTCCCGAACAGAGCCACTCGATCAGGCTCCGTCCGGTACTCGAAGAGACTGGAACGGAGGGATACCATGGCACAGCCCGGATACGCCCCTTCCGTTCTCCGGAAGGGGTTTCGTCTGTCCGCCCGGGACATCTCGGTGACCGGAGCCCTGGGGGCGGTGGCCGCCGTCCTGGGCTACGTGCCCGGGTTGGGCTTCATTCCCGCGCCCACCCCCGCGGGCGCGGCCACCACCATGCACATCCCGGCCATCATCGCCGGGGTGCTGGAGGGCCCGGTGGCCGGCGCGCTGGTGGGTGGCATCTTCGGGTTCTGGAGCTTCTACCGCTCCACCACCCCGATCTTCAAGAACCCCGTGATCGCCTTCGGCCCGCGGATCCTCATCGGCGTGGTCGCCGCCCTGGTCTTCGCAGCCCTCCAGCGCCGGTACGCCCGGGCCCTGGCGGCGGCCGTTCTGGGCGC carries:
- the hutH gene encoding histidine ammonia-lyase: MAGGGRVDAAAARARVEIGERLSIADVVRVAREGAEVVVSPRARENMERSRAVVDRIIRDGRVVYGITTGVGDLAAVRISPEQAASLQLNVVRSHSAGVGESLPEEAVRAMMLLRAHALALGYSGVRPQIVDLLVAMLNRRVHPVVPSQGSVGASGDLAPLAHLALVLVGEGEAVTDGRRLTGGEALARAGLQPVVLEAKEGVALINGTQGMTALLALAVHDARMLAVVADIAGAMTFEALRGLPDAFDPLLHQVRPHPGQAASAAVLRRLIAGSEILARPRSSARVQDAYALRCMPQVHGACRDALGYVAGVVDVEINSATDNPLVFADAERVLSGGNFHGQPVALAADVLAVATSGLASISERRIERLVNPALSGLPAFLTPDGGLHSGLMLAQYTAAALVSENKVLCHPASVDSIPTSAGQEDHVSMGMIAARKAARVVAHTGQVLAIELVCAAQALEFHRPARPGAGTGAAYAAVREVVPRLEEDRALAPDLEAAVQLVRSGRLAAAVEGAVGEVR
- the hutU gene encoding urocanate hydratase, which produces MAVGGMRRIVRAPRGTQISCRGWPQEAALRMLMNNLDPEVAEKPDELIVYGGTGKAARNWECFDALVRCLRELGDDETLLVQSGKPVGIFRTHEWAPRVVISNSMLVPAWATWETFWRLEALGLMMYGQMTAGSWIYIGTQGILQGTYETFAAVARTHFGGTLRGRLVLSAGLGGMGGAQPLAITMNEGVALIVEVDPARIHRRLTSGWVDHATDHLDEALRTVEEARRAGRPLSVALLGNAAQVYPELVRRGVRFDVVTDQTSAHDPLGGYVPEGVTAEEAPRLRREQPEEYVRRARASIARHCEAMVAMRRAGSVVFDYGNNLRGQAREAGYADAFSYPGFVEAYIRPLFCEGKGPFRWVALSGDPEDIRETDRAVVELFPENASLARWIRLAEERVPFQGLPARICWLGYGERAVAGLAFNDLVRRGRVRAPIVIGRDHLDAGSVASPYRETEGMRDGSDAVADWPILNALVNTCAGATWVAVHHGGGVGIGYSIHAGQVVVADGTDLGARKLERVLTTDPGTGIMRHADAGYEQAIAAARRHGLKIPMLPGAGGA
- a CDS encoding ASCH domain-containing protein codes for the protein MYALNFYSAVFAEQLRDGRKTATIRLGDKRDKYRPGQIVWLTVGRRFGTRKKIAAAIVDAVEVKALRDVTPREIQRDNPELRRHDELIDFLTNIYGRERQITLDDTVTVIHFSRVEE
- a CDS encoding class I SAM-dependent methyltransferase, with the protein product MSRAPQSSGPAAPAAAYDRFAWFYHRYWGSGPDAFAYRILPVLDRLVLPHVPAGARILDLCCGDGTLADLLQARGYRVTGVDGSLELLRYARRTAPDARFICADVRRLALPPVFDAVLCTYDSVNHLMDRAELEAAFRAAAGAVRPGGRFCFDVNTADGYLARWRGSFSIIADDHVLAARPRFDPATGVATFQLALFRQEEGRWTRTDLTLSQRCHPDATLREALQAAGFAAVEVSDAERDWGLREPGRAIYLAVRA
- a CDS encoding RNA 2'-phosphotransferase gives rise to the protein MSRRPPAARSGDRTERLSRFLALVLRHRPESVGVALDPSGYVDIDTLAAALARQPGWAWVTADSIRAVARVDPRRYEVSGGRIRARYGHSVPVDTPGPPVVPPEWLYHGTSPAALEAIRARGLQPQARQFVHLSASRQDALAVGQRHSPDAVVITVLARRAHAAGVQFYRASPSIYLARHIPPEFLLLPTPADTPPGG
- the ftcD gene encoding glutamate formimidoyltransferase, whose amino-acid sequence is MSGILVECVPNFSEGRRRDVIEAIAEEVRRTPGARLLDVQADESHNRCVLSFVGDLEAVTAAALAAARRAVELIDMRVHRGEHPRLGAVDVIPLVPIAGVTMEHCVAAARELGRRLWEELRVPVYFYAEAATRPERRRLPDIRKGEFEGLAAKMADPAWAPDVGDPHPHPTAGAVVVGARRPLIAFNVNLTTTDVEVAKRVARAVRESSGGLVNVQAMGVTSEGGQAQVSMNLLDHTRTPLYRAFELVRTEAARYGVEIQESEVVGLIPLDAVADVARFYLRLRDFRRDQILEAKLME
- the hutI gene encoding imidazolonepropionase, whose product is MTTEADLLVVHAAQLLTLAGPNHAPRTGAALAEVGLVRDGAVAAVEGIVVAAGPTAQVLDEVTPAPGAEVIDASGRVVLPGFVDPHTHLIFAGSREDEFEWRLRGARYQDILAAGGGILSTVAATRASSEDRLVDLARPRADGMLSHGTTTAEVKSGYGLTVDDEVKCLRAAHRLSASHDLDLVPTFLGAHAVPPEYAGEPDRYVQLVVEEMIPAVAEEGLAEFCDVFCDEGAFTPEQARRVLQAGADAGLAPKIHADEFADTGGARLAAEVGAVSADHLLRSSDDGLRALAAAGTVAVLCPTTALVLGLPYARARAMVELGVPVALASDFNPGTSPTYAMPLVIALACAGMRLTPAEAIVAATINAAHAIGMAPEVGSLEPGKAADLVVLDAPDYRHLAMQAGVHLIHTVVKRGRVVRR
- a CDS encoding cyclodeaminase/cyclohydrolase family protein — its product is MRTLSVQEFLDRLASSDPTPGGGSASAVAGAAAAALLGMVARLSAGKGEDDAALAQASAAADAERVALLDLAERDAAAFDAVVQAMRLPRSTPEERARRQEAVQGALRAAAEVPLEVATRCAALLDLGATLARAGAAAAISDVGVAVLLAYAAATGALLNVRINLTSLRDAAYVARTGEQVRALLQRAEVVRDEALAVVEKRLGPIPMPPAPPGQDTSAGGPPASGDRAGRRE